In Deinococcus maricopensis DSM 21211, one genomic interval encodes:
- the ilvA gene encoding threonine ammonia-lyase, biosynthetic: protein MTSPTLDGLDLLRRVLTSRVYDVAVETPTMRAAQLSARLGCDVLLKREDQQPIFSFKLRGAYNKMVALSAEERARGVICASAGNHAQGVAYSAQRLGVRAVIVMPATTPDIKVGAVRARGAEVVLHGDSYSDAEAYAYTLQAERGLTFVHPYDDPDVIAGQGTVGLELLRQVQADTFTVFVPIGGGGLIAGVAGLLKQLKPGVRVIGVEPDDSDAMTRSLAAGERVRLEQVGIFVDGVAVKQVGAYTFDLTRRYVDDVIRVSTDEVCAAIKDVFDDTRAIMEPAGALAVAGLKRYARTHDVQGETLVGLTCGANMNFDRLRHVSERAEIGEQREAILAVTIPERPGAFLAFCEAVGGRAVTEFNYRYAPRDDARIFVGVQLGRPEERAALITSLEERGYPVTDLTDNELAKVHVRHMVGGRAPEAEHERVLSFEFPERPGALLAFLTRMQAGWNISLFHYRNHGSANGRVLAGIQVPPPDEAAFGAFLHSLGYPHHEERENPAYQLFL, encoded by the coding sequence ATGACTTCACCCACCCTGGACGGCCTGGATCTGCTCCGCCGCGTCCTCACCAGCCGCGTGTACGACGTGGCCGTCGAGACGCCCACCATGCGCGCCGCGCAACTCTCCGCACGACTCGGCTGCGACGTGCTCCTCAAGCGTGAGGATCAGCAGCCGATCTTCAGCTTCAAGCTGCGCGGCGCGTACAACAAGATGGTCGCGCTCAGCGCCGAGGAACGCGCGCGCGGCGTCATCTGCGCGTCCGCTGGGAACCACGCGCAGGGCGTCGCGTACAGCGCGCAGCGCCTCGGCGTGCGCGCCGTGATCGTCATGCCCGCCACCACCCCGGACATCAAGGTGGGGGCGGTGCGCGCGCGCGGCGCGGAAGTGGTGCTGCACGGCGACAGTTACAGCGACGCCGAAGCGTACGCGTACACCCTGCAGGCCGAGCGGGGACTCACGTTCGTGCACCCGTACGACGACCCGGACGTGATCGCTGGACAGGGCACCGTCGGCCTGGAGTTGCTGCGTCAGGTGCAGGCCGACACCTTCACGGTCTTCGTGCCCATCGGCGGGGGTGGGCTGATTGCGGGCGTGGCCGGCCTGCTCAAGCAGCTCAAACCTGGCGTGCGCGTGATCGGCGTGGAACCCGACGACAGCGACGCCATGACCCGCAGCCTCGCGGCCGGGGAGCGCGTGCGGCTCGAGCAGGTGGGCATCTTCGTCGACGGCGTCGCCGTGAAGCAGGTGGGCGCGTACACCTTCGACCTGACGCGCCGCTACGTGGACGACGTGATTCGCGTCTCCACCGACGAGGTGTGCGCCGCCATCAAGGACGTGTTCGACGATACGCGCGCCATCATGGAGCCCGCCGGGGCGCTCGCGGTTGCCGGCCTGAAACGCTACGCGCGCACGCACGACGTGCAGGGCGAGACGCTCGTGGGTCTCACGTGCGGCGCGAACATGAACTTCGACCGTTTACGGCACGTGTCGGAACGCGCGGAAATCGGCGAGCAGCGCGAAGCGATCCTCGCCGTGACCATTCCCGAACGGCCCGGCGCGTTCCTGGCGTTCTGCGAGGCGGTCGGCGGGCGCGCCGTGACGGAGTTCAACTACCGGTACGCCCCGCGCGACGACGCACGCATCTTCGTGGGTGTGCAGCTGGGCCGACCCGAGGAGCGCGCCGCGCTCATCACCAGTCTGGAGGAGCGGGGGTATCCCGTCACGGACCTCACGGACAACGAGCTGGCGAAGGTGCACGTGCGCCACATGGTGGGCGGGCGCGCGCCCGAGGCGGAGCACGAGCGCGTGCTGAGCTTCGAGTTTCCGGAGCGGCCCGGCGCGCTGCTCGCGTTCCTGACGCGCATGCAGGCCGGGTGGAACATCAGCCTGTTCCATTACCGCAATCACGGCAGCGCGAACGGGCGGGTCCTGGCGGGCATTCAGGTGCCCCCGCCCGACGAAGCGGCGTTCGGGGCGTTCCTGCACAGCCTGGGGTACCCGCACCACGAGGAGCGCGAGAACCCGGCGTATCAGCTGTTCCTGTAA
- a CDS encoding menaquinone biosynthesis decarboxylase: protein MAFPDLQSFMAQLEARGELVRVSVPVDRDLEITEIADRLVKSGGPAVLFEHVKGSDFPLVIGLMGTRERMALAVGEPDLDALAARVRNLMDLKAGGGLGGLLSNLPKLKDAASLPPRRVSRAPVQEVVWRGDEVDLGKLPILKCWPLDGGPFVTLPLVITKDPETGERNMGMYRMQVMGPRETGMHWQRHKTGARHLEKAKRLGQRLEVAVALGGDPALVYAATAPLPPVPGLDEFALAGYLRGARYPVVQGVTVDLDVPANAEFILEGYVDPNEAWQPEGPFGDHTGFYTLQDLYPRFHVTAITMRRDPVYPATIVGRPPMEDAYLIEASERLFLPAAQLILPEIVDYHMPPAGVAHNLVVVSIRKHFPGHAYKVAQGLLGLGQMMFAKVVVVVDEGVRVTDLAGVWREVAQKAVPGRDTLTTRGPIDVLDHSSRAWSYGGKLIIDATSKFPEEAGQAVMSRDDAATALTEGFSVAQAAELPVVPGVVAQRQTDDGYWFVSVAKTVAGQASVVAEALAASEAARGVRHLLLTDEFTDVQDLQDVWWTILNNVDAERDVRVVGDLLVWDGTRKLPEEGFSRAWPEKIVMDPQVRAKVEARWHLYGLRDEWR, encoded by the coding sequence ATGGCCTTCCCGGATCTGCAATCGTTTATGGCGCAGCTTGAGGCGCGCGGGGAGCTGGTGCGCGTGAGCGTGCCCGTGGACCGCGACCTGGAAATCACGGAGATCGCCGACCGCCTCGTGAAGAGTGGCGGCCCGGCCGTGCTGTTCGAGCACGTGAAAGGCAGCGACTTCCCGCTCGTGATCGGGCTGATGGGGACGCGTGAGCGCATGGCCCTCGCGGTGGGCGAGCCGGACCTCGACGCGCTCGCGGCGCGCGTCCGGAACCTCATGGACCTGAAAGCCGGGGGTGGACTGGGGGGGCTGCTCAGCAACCTCCCGAAACTCAAGGACGCGGCGTCGCTGCCGCCGCGCCGCGTGTCGCGCGCGCCGGTGCAGGAGGTCGTGTGGCGCGGCGACGAGGTGGATCTCGGGAAACTCCCGATCCTGAAGTGCTGGCCGCTGGACGGCGGGCCGTTCGTGACGTTGCCGCTCGTGATCACGAAGGACCCGGAAACGGGCGAGCGGAACATGGGCATGTACCGCATGCAGGTCATGGGCCCGCGCGAGACGGGCATGCACTGGCAGCGGCATAAAACGGGCGCGCGGCACCTGGAGAAGGCCAAGCGGCTCGGGCAGCGCCTAGAGGTCGCGGTGGCGCTCGGCGGTGATCCGGCCCTGGTGTACGCGGCGACGGCGCCACTGCCACCCGTGCCGGGCCTGGACGAGTTCGCTCTTGCAGGGTACCTACGGGGCGCGCGCTACCCGGTCGTGCAGGGCGTGACCGTGGACCTCGACGTGCCCGCAAACGCGGAATTCATCCTGGAAGGGTACGTGGACCCGAACGAGGCGTGGCAGCCCGAAGGACCGTTCGGGGATCACACGGGCTTTTATACCCTGCAGGACCTGTACCCGCGGTTCCATGTCACGGCGATCACCATGCGCCGCGACCCGGTGTACCCGGCGACCATCGTGGGCCGCCCGCCCATGGAGGACGCGTACCTGATCGAGGCGTCCGAGCGGCTGTTCCTGCCGGCGGCGCAGCTGATCCTGCCGGAAATCGTGGATTACCACATGCCGCCGGCGGGCGTGGCGCACAACCTGGTGGTGGTGAGCATCCGCAAGCACTTCCCGGGGCATGCCTATAAGGTCGCGCAGGGGCTACTGGGCCTGGGGCAGATGATGTTCGCAAAGGTGGTCGTGGTCGTGGACGAGGGGGTGCGCGTCACGGACCTCGCGGGCGTGTGGCGTGAGGTGGCGCAGAAGGCCGTGCCGGGCCGCGATACGCTCACGACGCGCGGGCCGATTGACGTGCTGGACCACTCCAGCCGTGCGTGGAGCTACGGCGGGAAGCTGATTATCGACGCGACGAGCAAGTTCCCGGAGGAGGCCGGTCAGGCCGTTATGTCCCGTGATGACGCGGCCACGGCGCTCACGGAGGGCTTCAGTGTGGCGCAGGCGGCGGAGTTGCCGGTGGTGCCGGGCGTGGTGGCGCAGCGGCAGACGGACGACGGGTATTGGTTCGTGTCGGTGGCGAAGACGGTGGCGGGTCAGGCGTCGGTGGTCGCGGAGGCGCTGGCGGCGTCGGAGGCGGCGCGCGGCGTGCGGCACCTGCTGCTCACGGACGAGTTCACGGACGTGCAGGACCTGCAGGACGTGTGGTGGACGATTCTGAACAACGTCGACGCGGAGCGGGACGTGCGCGTGGTCGGTGACCTGCTGGTGTGGGACGGTACGCGCAAGCTGCCGGAGGAGGGGTTCAGCCGGGCGTGGCCGGAGAAGATCGTGATGGACCCTCAGGTGCGCGCGAAGGTGGAGGCGCGCTGGCATCTGTACGGGTTGCGCGACGAATGGCGCTAA
- a CDS encoding DUF4153 domain-containing protein, protein MTEPTLSAHEQPPVVTPDAPAWTWQTFTPARALPVLGGAAALGVLAHALVRGGGPLGVNFTLLVWAVLGTALLLTRRAPRSRAAVTLLGVAAAFAACVAWRDMLALTVLNVLATLLAGAVGLRYLRAPGQVWTMPPFAPLIAAALLWTHTLVQGAGLPARTNWRALAHPGRARAWGPLLRGALLALPLLLVFGALLGNADAAFGTLLGRLLRWNLGAFTRDALAWVVWVWALTGVLYVAALARTPTRPDPATMPIARLGATEVGIVLGSLAALFAAFMVVQGAYLFGGPAQVTALTGLTYAEYARRGFFELLTVTLLGVPLLLALRGALGADLRDHGWPRALTLLVTGLLAALLASAWTRMGLYVQVYGLSELRVLAGTAMVWVAALLGLLGWSVARARTETFTARAVLAGFVVLLGLNGLNPGLRIARDLGTRATILPAARAVQLTAQNLGADAAPYVLPNLMTLADGQSDVAAALRESVRGSAVKDWRSWNAARAHAGRLGAP, encoded by the coding sequence ATGACCGAACCAACCCTTTCTGCGCATGAGCAGCCGCCCGTGGTGACCCCGGACGCCCCGGCATGGACGTGGCAGACCTTCACACCCGCGCGGGCGCTGCCGGTGCTGGGCGGCGCGGCGGCGCTCGGCGTGCTCGCGCACGCCCTGGTGCGGGGGGGTGGGCCGCTCGGGGTGAACTTCACGCTGCTCGTGTGGGCCGTGCTGGGCACAGCCTTGCTGCTCACGCGGCGCGCCCCGCGCAGCCGCGCCGCGGTGACGCTGCTGGGGGTGGCCGCGGCGTTCGCCGCGTGCGTCGCGTGGCGGGACATGCTGGCGCTCACGGTCCTGAATGTCCTGGCGACGCTGCTGGCGGGCGCGGTAGGCCTGAGGTACCTGCGCGCGCCCGGCCAGGTCTGGACGATGCCGCCGTTCGCGCCCCTGATCGCCGCGGCCCTGCTGTGGACGCACACGCTCGTGCAGGGAGCCGGCCTGCCGGCCCGCACGAACTGGCGGGCCCTGGCCCACCCGGGCCGGGCGCGCGCGTGGGGGCCGCTGCTGCGCGGCGCGCTGCTGGCCCTCCCGCTGCTGCTGGTGTTCGGGGCGTTGCTGGGCAACGCGGACGCGGCGTTCGGAACGCTGCTGGGGCGCCTGCTGCGCTGGAATCTCGGGGCCTTCACGCGCGACGCCCTCGCGTGGGTGGTGTGGGTCTGGGCCTTGACGGGCGTGTTGTACGTGGCGGCACTCGCCCGCACCCCCACCCGCCCTGACCCGGCGACCATGCCGATCGCGCGCCTGGGGGCGACCGAGGTGGGCATCGTGCTCGGGAGCCTCGCGGCGCTGTTCGCAGCGTTCATGGTGGTGCAGGGCGCGTACCTGTTTGGCGGCCCAGCACAGGTGACGGCCCTGACGGGCCTGACGTACGCGGAGTACGCGCGGCGCGGGTTTTTCGAGCTGCTGACGGTAACACTGCTGGGCGTGCCGCTGCTGCTGGCCCTGAGGGGCGCGCTGGGCGCCGACCTCCGGGACCACGGTTGGCCGCGCGCGCTGACGCTGCTCGTGACCGGGCTGCTGGCCGCGCTGCTGGCGTCCGCCTGGACCCGTATGGGGCTGTACGTGCAGGTGTACGGCCTGAGTGAGCTGCGCGTTCTGGCGGGAACGGCGATGGTGTGGGTGGCGGCCCTGCTGGGCCTGCTCGGGTGGAGCGTGGCGCGCGCGCGAACAGAGACCTTCACGGCCCGCGCGGTGTTGGCCGGCTTCGTCGTGCTGCTGGGGCTGAATGGGCTGAACCCGGGCCTGCGGATCGCGCGGGACCTCGGGACGCGCGCGACCATCCTTCCGGCAGCGCGGGCCGTTCAGCTGACCGCGCAGAACCTCGGCGCGGACGCGGCGCCGTACGTCCTGCCGAACCTGATGACGCTGGCGGACGGTCAGTCCGATGTGGCGGCGGCCCTGCGGGAGAGCGTACGTGGCAGCGCCGTGAAGGACTGGCGGTCGTGGAACGCGGCGCGGGCGCACGCCGGACGCCTGGGGGCGCCCTGA
- the argR gene encoding arginine repressor has product MFSKEQRQKRIQEIIARESISTQSELVERLNAEGVRVTQATVSRDINELRLVRLPIGKSKHRYSLAQVTTETDVMDELARLFRTFVTDIDRGENLLVVKTAEGHANGVAFFLDKLRRDDIVGTLAGQDTIMIVARTVAEGEALLEELHSLMLG; this is encoded by the coding sequence GTGTTCAGCAAAGAGCAGCGTCAGAAGCGCATTCAGGAGATCATCGCGCGCGAAAGCATCTCCACCCAATCCGAACTCGTCGAACGCCTCAATGCCGAAGGCGTCCGTGTCACCCAGGCCACCGTCAGCCGAGACATCAACGAACTGCGCCTCGTGCGCCTCCCCATCGGCAAAAGCAAGCACCGCTACTCCCTCGCGCAGGTCACCACCGAAACCGACGTCATGGACGAACTCGCGCGGCTCTTCCGCACCTTCGTCACCGACATCGACCGCGGCGAGAACCTCCTCGTCGTCAAAACCGCCGAAGGCCACGCGAACGGCGTCGCCTTCTTCCTCGACAAACTCCGCCGTGACGACATCGTCGGCACCCTCGCCGGGCAGGACACCATCATGATCGTCGCCCGCACCGTGGCCGAGGGCGAAGCCCTGCTGGAAGAACTGCACAGCCTGATGCTCGGCTGA
- the coaBC gene encoding bifunctional phosphopantothenoylcysteine decarboxylase/phosphopantothenate--cysteine ligase CoaBC has protein sequence MVIVGGSMAAVKAPSAVRRLREAGFRTRVIATRAALQFVTPLSLATAADSDVATDETWFAPHATAQHLSFARCDVAVIVGASADLLSRHAHGRADDLASATLLSVRAPVLWVPAMNERMWRHPATQANVAVLRRWGHGFLGPVEGAFGSSGEGEGLGRMAEPEEIAAAARGLLSSPPQDLAGVRVAVSAGPTREYLDPVRYISNPSSGKMGFAVAEVARARGADVTLVTGPVGLADLPGVRTVRVESALEMHAAMLEAARDANVVVMTAAVADYRAADPATEKRPKTPGDVTVTFTPNPDILAALGAEKGERVLVGFAMETDAGVARAAEKARRKNADFILLNYPTKVGTAFGGDDNEVTLVRADGSFEAWPRVSKREVASRLLDAALAVRGG, from the coding sequence TTGGTGATCGTGGGGGGCAGTATGGCCGCCGTGAAGGCCCCGTCCGCGGTGCGTCGCCTGCGCGAGGCGGGATTCCGCACGCGCGTGATCGCGACGCGCGCGGCGCTGCAGTTCGTGACGCCGCTGTCGCTGGCGACCGCAGCGGACAGTGACGTTGCCACGGATGAGACGTGGTTCGCGCCGCACGCGACGGCGCAGCACCTGAGCTTCGCGCGGTGCGACGTGGCCGTGATCGTGGGGGCGAGCGCGGACCTGCTGAGTCGGCACGCGCATGGCCGCGCGGACGACCTGGCGAGCGCGACGCTCTTGAGTGTGCGCGCGCCGGTGTTGTGGGTGCCGGCCATGAACGAACGCATGTGGCGCCATCCGGCCACGCAGGCGAACGTGGCGGTGCTGCGCCGGTGGGGGCACGGGTTCCTCGGGCCGGTGGAGGGCGCGTTCGGGTCGAGTGGGGAGGGGGAGGGGCTGGGCCGCATGGCTGAGCCCGAGGAGATCGCGGCGGCGGCGCGGGGGCTGCTCAGCTCGCCGCCGCAGGATCTCGCGGGGGTGCGGGTGGCGGTGTCGGCGGGGCCGACGCGCGAGTACCTGGATCCGGTGCGGTATATCAGCAACCCGTCGAGTGGGAAGATGGGGTTCGCGGTGGCGGAGGTGGCGCGGGCGCGCGGCGCGGACGTGACGCTGGTGACGGGGCCGGTGGGTCTGGCGGACCTGCCGGGCGTGCGGACGGTGCGGGTGGAGAGCGCGCTGGAGATGCATGCGGCGATGCTGGAGGCCGCGCGGGACGCGAACGTGGTTGTGATGACAGCGGCGGTGGCGGATTACCGCGCGGCGGATCCGGCGACCGAGAAGCGCCCGAAGACGCCGGGGGACGTGACGGTGACGTTCACGCCCAATCCGGACATTTTGGCGGCGCTGGGCGCGGAGAAGGGCGAGCGGGTGCTGGTGGGTTTCGCGATGGAGACGGACGCGGGGGTGGCGCGTGCGGCGGAGAAGGCGCGGCGCAAGAATGCGGATTTCATCCTGCTGAATTACCCGACGAAGGTCGGGACGGCGTTTGGTGGCGATGACAATGAGGTGACGTTGGTGCGTGCGGACGGGTCGTTCGAGGCGTGGCCGCGGGTGAGCAAGCGGGAGGTGGCGTCGCGGTTGCTGGACGCGGCGCTCGCGGTTCGGGGTGGTTAA
- the rpoZ gene encoding DNA-directed RNA polymerase subunit omega: protein MAEKDIDKLLSLTDSKYRLSVVTAKRAIQLRAGAPSVLAPEVRVKTRNLVTQAMRELAGGKLQVGEGLIDEDRMQQDYQRQRQAQLQAQLNAERERERD from the coding sequence ATGGCTGAAAAAGACATCGACAAGCTGCTTTCACTCACGGACAGCAAGTACCGCCTGTCGGTCGTGACGGCGAAACGCGCCATCCAGTTGCGCGCGGGCGCGCCGAGCGTCCTGGCGCCCGAGGTGCGCGTGAAAACCCGGAACCTCGTGACGCAGGCCATGCGGGAGCTGGCCGGCGGGAAGCTGCAGGTCGGCGAGGGCCTCATTGACGAGGACCGCATGCAGCAGGATTATCAGCGTCAGCGTCAGGCGCAGCTGCAGGCGCAGCTGAACGCCGAACGCGAACGCGAACGCGACTGA
- a CDS encoding magnesium transporter CorA family protein translates to MLTYYRSIGGKLHVIQDYTDGCWINVTAPTPEELARVSRETGLDLDYLQYPLDPDERSRFEREDGQLLIILQTSYRLADNSDIPYDTVPLGILHTDHCVVTVCAQENPVIRDLVSGMVRSISTAKKNRLTLQVFLRNAQRFLIDLRHINKQVDRTEDKLESSTRNKELLELLKLEKSLVYFMTALKANELMMERVKRDRIFEMYDEDQELLDDVLIENLQAIEMTDIASSILTSMSGTFASVISNNVNQVVKLLTTTTILVAIPTLITGVFGMNVPIPGQDHPWSFALALGIAFSASGILAFLFYRLRWF, encoded by the coding sequence ATGCTGACGTACTACCGCAGCATCGGCGGGAAACTCCACGTCATCCAGGATTACACCGATGGCTGCTGGATCAACGTCACCGCCCCCACCCCCGAAGAACTCGCCCGCGTCTCCCGCGAAACCGGCCTGGACCTCGACTACCTGCAGTACCCCCTCGACCCGGACGAACGCTCCCGCTTCGAACGCGAGGACGGCCAGCTCCTCATCATCCTGCAGACCAGCTACCGCCTCGCCGACAACAGCGACATCCCCTACGACACCGTCCCGCTCGGCATTCTGCACACCGACCACTGCGTCGTCACCGTCTGCGCCCAGGAGAACCCCGTCATCCGCGACCTCGTGAGCGGCATGGTGCGCTCCATCAGCACCGCCAAGAAGAACCGCCTGACGCTGCAGGTGTTCCTCCGCAACGCGCAACGCTTCCTGATCGACCTGCGCCACATCAACAAACAGGTGGACCGCACCGAGGACAAGCTGGAAAGCAGCACCCGCAACAAGGAACTGCTGGAACTCCTGAAACTCGAGAAGAGCCTCGTGTACTTCATGACGGCCCTCAAAGCGAACGAACTGATGATGGAACGCGTGAAACGCGACCGCATCTTCGAGATGTACGACGAGGACCAGGAACTCCTCGACGACGTGCTGATCGAGAACCTGCAGGCCATCGAAATGACCGACATCGCCAGCAGCATTCTCACGAGCATGAGCGGCACGTTCGCCAGCGTCATCAGCAACAACGTCAATCAGGTCGTGAAGCTCCTCACCACCACCACGATCCTGGTGGCCATCCCCACCTTGATCACCGGCGTGTTCGGCATGAACGTCCCCATCCCCGGGCAGGACCACCCGTGGAGCTTCGCACTGGCGCTCGGCATTGCGTTCAGCGCGAGCGGCATTCTGGCGTTCCTGTTCTACCGCCTGCGCTGGTTCTGA
- a CDS encoding magnesium transporter CorA family protein, translating into MIRATTLDGREFPWRGEREHVWVDASNVTPEELDALRATFPMHPLALEDAQQAGQWSRYEQYPEGDFITFRSLARPRELDEFTERVSLFMYPDALLTFSRERLPYLDQIWRMVGRESVNTPGEITFEILDHGADSFTAFLDELESRFDVIEERVFSRSKRRADIAQDVFDLKRSLAHARRVAYEARDASVLLARHARVPDADLVRFRDVQDTMNRVASRMEGGRDALTGLLNIYSGVQSQRMNEVMRTLAAVSTVFLPLTFLAGVWGMNFEFMPELHWRYGYAFAWAMFVLIGAALALYFKRRGWW; encoded by the coding sequence ATGATTCGCGCCACCACCCTCGACGGCCGCGAGTTCCCCTGGCGAGGCGAGCGCGAGCACGTATGGGTGGACGCCAGCAACGTCACCCCCGAGGAACTCGACGCGCTGCGCGCCACGTTCCCCATGCACCCCCTCGCCCTCGAGGACGCGCAACAGGCCGGCCAGTGGAGCCGCTACGAACAGTACCCGGAAGGCGACTTCATCACCTTCCGGTCCCTCGCGCGGCCACGCGAACTCGACGAATTCACGGAACGCGTCAGCCTCTTCATGTACCCGGACGCCCTGCTGACCTTCAGCCGCGAACGCCTCCCGTACCTCGACCAGATCTGGCGCATGGTCGGCCGCGAAAGCGTCAACACGCCCGGTGAGATCACCTTCGAGATCCTCGACCACGGTGCCGACTCGTTCACCGCGTTTCTCGACGAGCTTGAGAGCCGCTTCGACGTCATCGAGGAGCGCGTGTTCTCCCGATCGAAACGCCGCGCGGACATCGCCCAGGACGTCTTCGACCTGAAACGCAGTCTCGCGCACGCGCGCCGCGTCGCGTACGAAGCGCGCGACGCGAGCGTCCTGCTGGCCCGCCACGCCCGCGTTCCCGACGCGGACCTCGTGCGCTTCCGGGACGTGCAGGACACCATGAACCGCGTCGCGAGCCGCATGGAAGGCGGCCGTGACGCCCTGACGGGCCTGCTGAACATCTACTCCGGCGTGCAGAGCCAACGCATGAACGAGGTCATGCGGACCCTCGCAGCCGTCAGCACCGTGTTCCTGCCGCTGACGTTCCTCGCGGGCGTGTGGGGCATGAACTTCGAATTCATGCCGGAACTGCACTGGCGCTATGGGTACGCCTTCGCGTGGGCGATGTTCGTGCTGATTGGCGCGGCCCTCGCGCTCTACTTCAAGCGTCGCGGCTGGTGGTGA
- the crcB gene encoding fluoride efflux transporter CrcB, protein MRPSIAAGVAGRGGGWRILGGMWAGVAVGGALGALARYALTLWAARVWSAFPLGTLGINVVGSFLLGVTVALAARAAVPDAWRVVFGTGFLGAFTTFSTFSVDSVRLAQAGEWRAFAGYLGGHVLLGLLAAAAGLLIGSGRAV, encoded by the coding sequence ATGCGCCCTAGCATAGCGGCGGGCGTGGCCGGGCGGGGTGGCGGGTGGCGTATCCTGGGCGGCATGTGGGCGGGGGTTGCGGTCGGGGGGGCGCTGGGCGCGCTGGCGCGGTACGCGCTGACGCTGTGGGCCGCGCGTGTGTGGTCGGCGTTTCCGCTGGGGACGCTGGGCATTAACGTGGTGGGGTCGTTCCTGCTGGGCGTGACGGTGGCGCTCGCGGCGCGCGCGGCGGTGCCGGACGCGTGGCGCGTGGTGTTCGGCACGGGGTTCCTGGGGGCGTTCACGACGTTCAGCACGTTCAGCGTGGATTCGGTGCGCCTGGCGCAGGCTGGGGAGTGGCGCGCGTTCGCGGGGTACCTGGGTGGGCATGTGCTGCTGGGGCTGCTGGCCGCGGCGGCGGGGTTGCTGATCGGGTCGGGGCGGGCCGTGTGA
- the xseA gene encoding exodeoxyribonuclease VII large subunit, with amino-acid sequence MSRKRRAEDRAPTQFLELSELLGYVAQVLHQGVPGGVWVRAEIAQLTDRRHLYLDLVQADEDGRELAKARGTVWARERFALEGKFRRATGAGLTAGLRVLLMVTVEFHEQYGFSLNVVDVAPEFTVGDMAQQLARLRVALEAEGLYGLNRALPLPEDFTRVLVLSPAGAAGLGDFTREADRLSRAGVVNFTYLSATFQGREASASLTAALAEARRLHAEEAFDALVIIRGGGASTDLAWLNDLAVARAVAAFPAPVVTGLGHARDDTILDEVARVRCDTPSKAAQFITRVVVEAAGAAEAAYAQVRGAARAAVHEAKLSVSALRVRVLGAARARVEADAAGADAHMRAVLGLTPERTLARGYALVRDAAGRVVRDAAGARAGALTLTFQDGEVRVRVDDAP; translated from the coding sequence GTGAGCCGCAAGCGTCGTGCGGAGGACCGCGCGCCCACGCAGTTTCTGGAGTTGTCGGAGCTGCTGGGGTACGTGGCGCAGGTGCTGCACCAGGGCGTGCCAGGGGGCGTGTGGGTGCGGGCGGAGATCGCGCAGCTGACGGACCGGCGGCACCTGTACCTGGATCTCGTGCAGGCCGACGAGGATGGGCGGGAGCTGGCGAAGGCGCGCGGGACGGTGTGGGCGCGGGAGCGGTTCGCGCTGGAGGGGAAGTTCCGGCGGGCGACGGGCGCGGGCCTGACGGCGGGGTTGCGGGTGCTGCTGATGGTGACGGTGGAGTTCCATGAGCAGTACGGGTTCAGCCTGAATGTCGTGGACGTCGCGCCGGAGTTCACGGTGGGCGACATGGCGCAGCAGCTCGCGCGGTTGCGCGTGGCGCTGGAGGCGGAGGGGCTGTACGGGTTGAACCGGGCGTTGCCGCTGCCGGAGGATTTCACGCGGGTGCTGGTGCTGAGCCCGGCGGGCGCGGCGGGCCTGGGGGACTTCACGCGCGAAGCGGACCGGTTGTCGCGGGCGGGCGTCGTGAACTTCACGTACCTGAGCGCGACGTTCCAGGGACGGGAGGCGTCGGCGAGCCTCACAGCGGCACTCGCGGAGGCGCGGCGGTTGCATGCCGAGGAGGCGTTTGACGCGCTGGTGATCATCCGGGGTGGCGGGGCGAGCACGGACCTCGCGTGGCTCAATGATCTGGCGGTCGCGCGGGCGGTCGCGGCGTTTCCCGCGCCGGTCGTGACGGGATTGGGGCACGCGCGGGACGACACGATTCTGGATGAGGTGGCGCGCGTGCGGTGCGACACGCCCAGCAAGGCGGCGCAGTTCATCACGCGGGTGGTCGTGGAGGCGGCCGGGGCGGCGGAGGCTGCGTACGCGCAGGTGCGCGGGGCGGCGCGGGCCGCCGTGCACGAGGCGAAGCTGTCGGTGTCGGCGTTGAGGGTCCGGGTATTGGGAGCGGCGCGCGCGCGGGTGGAGGCGGACGCGGCGGGCGCGGACGCGCACATGCGGGCGGTGCTGGGCCTGACGCCCGAGCGGACGCTGGCGCGCGGGTACGCGCTCGTGCGGGACGCGGCGGGGCGCGTCGTGCGGGACGCGGCGGGCGCGCGCGCGGGCGCGTTGACGCTCACCTTCCAGGACGGCGAGGTGCGCGTGCGCGTGGACGACGCGCCCTGA